The nucleotide sequence GATAAAACCTGTATCTTTTAGTCCCTCAATCGGCGGGATAAAGGGACGTGAACCAGTTGCTATAACGATTCGTTTCCCCGAAACGATGAACCCATCTTCTAATTGGATTTCGTGGTGATTAAGGAAAGTCCCTTTGCTGATGAAAACATCTACCCCCATTTTGCGAAAGCGATCCGCATCATCATGAACTTGAATCGTGTCAATGGCAGCCTGCACCCGGTTCCTTACTTTAAGCCAATCAGCCTTTCCCGCTAATTGAACTCCGTGCTTTCGAGCCGTTTCATTCATTTCAAAAACTTCATTTGCTGCTTTAATAAGAGCTTTAGAAGGCACACAACCAAAATGTAAGCAATCTCCACCTGGTTGTTCTTCCTTTTCAATTAGTGCTACCTTTGCCCCAATTGATGCCGCTCCTGCTGCTACTGTCAGCCCTCCTGCACCGCCTCCTAAAACGACAATATCATATTTTTTGTCCATCACTTTCCTCCTCAGTCTCTACTGCAATATTCTCTTCGCTTCAAAAAAACGTTGGAATCCTGTATATAGTTCAATGATGAAAAAGATAAGCGTCACCCACAATACGAACGGTTCTAGTACCATCATGAATGAAAATAAAATGAATCCTTCTGTCCGCTCGGCTAGCCCTGCCTGATAGTAAAAGGACTTCATTCCTTGTTTTTCGCTAACTGCCCCAACAGTTAAAAAGATCGTCATGGACACGATGATGGATACTGATAATAAAAGAAGCGCCCATTGAACTTCTGGATGGCGAAATGCAATGCCTAGTATGACGCTAATCTCAACGATTCGGTCAAACGTAACATCCATTACTGTTCCAAAAGGAGACGTTTTCGTGTTTCGTGCCATCGTGCCGTCTACCGCATCTAAAAAGCCGGATAACCATAGAACGAGTAATGCAATCCATGTGTATTCGAAGTAATAAAACACCCCGGTTGTTGAGCCAATGACAAACGAAATCACGGTCACCTGATTGGCTGTTAATCCTTTTTTCAACAACCATTTTCCCGTCTTATCAAACATCGGTTGAACATATTTTCGTGCATGAGTGTCAAGCATTATAAACACCTCTTATTTCGGATTTGATATTCCGAATTTCTCTCTTAATCGTTTGCTAAATAGAAGTGGCACAATCGTAACCGCTAAAAATACCGCAACAGCCGCAATGATAATAGCGATATTTCCGCCCACTAGACTCGAACCTAAAAAGTTATAAGCGAACGTTCCCGGAATAATGCCTATCAAAGTTGCCAATGTGAACGAAACAAAGCGAACTTTTGACAAACCGGCTAAATAACTAATCATATCAAAATTAAATAACGGTATGAGTCGCAGAAGCAAAACGTAATAGAATCCGTTTTGTTCCAGCTGCTCTTGAATTTTTTTTGCTCGACCGTCCCATTGTTTATTTTTAACCTTATGACCTAGTTTGCTAGCTGCTAAAAAAGAAAGCGCCGCGCCTGATGTCGCCCCAATGATTGTATAGATCGTTCCATACAGGGCTCCGAAGGCTAGTCCAGCAGCAAGCGATAATACCGATGCTGGAAAAAATACAAACGGACGAATGGAATAAAGGACAATATAAATCAATGGAGCAAAAATACCGAATGATAGGATCCATTTTTGAATTGCCTTCGGTGTAACATTTAAATACGTTTCATTAAGCCAGATTAAACCGACAATTAACACCCCTAAAACAGATAGCTTAATGATTGTTTTTCCCTTCACTCTTTTTCACCTCCATGAAATACATATAAATCCTTTTCTTCCCGTAATCCGATTGTGATGACATCTCCGACTCGTAATGGGCTTGACTCGATGATATGAATATCAGCATCACATTCAGAAATGGAAAGCTGATAAAAGGTTTGTCCGTGCTTCATCCACGTATTTTTCACTACAGCTTCCCATTTTCGAAAAACCGTTTCGTTCTGATTAATGATTTTCAAGCGATTAGAGAAGACGAAGGAATTGTTTTCATACACGAAGCCGTCACAAAAAAACTTTGCCACTTTTGCATTAGCTGGACGTTCATAAATATCCTTTGGTTCGCCAACTTGCAATAACGTTTGGTCCATGAATACGGCAACCCGGTCCCCCAATAGCATCGCTTCTTCCATATCATGTGTAACGAATATCGCCGTCATTTCTTCTTTCTTCAAGATATTTTTAACCCATTCCCGCATAGTGTGGCGCAGTTCATTATCTAAACTGCTAAATGGTTCATCAAGTAATAATAATTTTGGATTTGTTACAAGTGCTCGGGCTAATGCTACACGCTGCTGCTGACCACCAGACAATTCATCCGGATACTTATTCCGTGCATCTTCCATTTGGATAAGCTTCAAATACTGCTGACCAATTTCTTCTATTTTTTGTTTAGATTTTTTTAATAACTTCAAACCGTAAACAATGTTTTCCCAAACCGTCATATGTCCAAATAATAATGGCTGTTGAAACATCATTGTGACTGGTCGCTCACTTGCCTGTAAATGAGTCATTTCATCTTCGTCGATTTTAATCGACCCTCCGTCTACATTTTCAAGACCTGCCAGGCATCGCAACAGCGTGGATTTCCCTGTACCAGAAGGACCAACAACTGCGATTATTTCCCCTTTTTTCATTTGAAGATGTAAGTCTTGAAATATCAATTGCTCTCGAAAAGATTTAGCCAATGACTGTAAATCGATATACATGCTTCCTCACCTTTTTTGTCTGTTGTTATATGGAACGAAAACTCGAATGAATCCTTCTACCACAATTAGAAAAATTAGTGGCAAAATGGCAAACAAGATTGAAAAACTTGCCATAACAGATTCATCAACTGTTGAGAAATACGGAAAATAAATCATGGCTAATGTAATGACATTTCCTCCACCAATGATGGCGGTTAGCGCGTATTGACTTAATGAAATGACAAAAATTAAAAACATAACAGCGCGAACAGTTGGAATCAGTTGTGGCAAATAAATGGTATAGAATATCGTCCGAGTTGATGCTCCTAAACTTTTCGCTTGTTCCTCCCACTTTAACCCGATTCGATCAAAGCTCGATCGAAACATTTTAATCGAATATGGAATGGTTGGGATTAAATGAACAATGGATACGCCAATTAGAGAATCCGCCAGCCCCCATTTAATCATTGCAATATGAATCCCCATTGCAATGGCTAATGAAGGAATGATAATCGGGAAAAGTAACAAAGATTCAAATACGTCCTTCCCAACGAATTCCTCATGAGCAAGTGTTTTTCCTACAACATATCCAACCATTAAATTGATGAATACGACAATTGCTCCTACGGCAAATGACGTGCCAATAGCCCTTAAAAGCTTTGGTTCATTCAACAAAACACGCCATGCTCGAAAGCTAAATTCTGTCGGAAAGAGGCTTCCGTAAGACCATGCTACTGAAAAAGAATGGAGAATGAGTAAAGCTACTGGAAAGAAGAATAATGCCGTAACGAAGAATAAAATACTCCATCTCTTTTTCATATGCGACCATTTCCTTTCATTAAGCGATAACGCTTCTTTCCTACCCACTTGGAAAAGAATAAGACGAGCATAAGGATGACGAAAGAAGTCATAATCATAATCGCAAATGCTTTCGGGCGC is from Bacillus kexueae and encodes:
- a CDS encoding CDP-alcohol phosphatidyltransferase family protein, which produces MLDTHARKYVQPMFDKTGKWLLKKGLTANQVTVISFVIGSTTGVFYYFEYTWIALLVLWLSGFLDAVDGTMARNTKTSPFGTVMDVTFDRIVEISVILGIAFRHPEVQWALLLLSVSIIVSMTIFLTVGAVSEKQGMKSFYYQAGLAERTEGFILFSFMMVLEPFVLWVTLIFFIIELYTGFQRFFEAKRILQ
- a CDS encoding TVP38/TMEM64 family protein encodes the protein MKGKTIIKLSVLGVLIVGLIWLNETYLNVTPKAIQKWILSFGIFAPLIYIVLYSIRPFVFFPASVLSLAAGLAFGALYGTIYTIIGATSGAALSFLAASKLGHKVKNKQWDGRAKKIQEQLEQNGFYYVLLLRLIPLFNFDMISYLAGLSKVRFVSFTLATLIGIIPGTFAYNFLGSSLVGGNIAIIIAAVAVFLAVTIVPLLFSKRLREKFGISNPK
- a CDS encoding ABC transporter ATP-binding protein encodes the protein MYIDLQSLAKSFREQLIFQDLHLQMKKGEIIAVVGPSGTGKSTLLRCLAGLENVDGGSIKIDEDEMTHLQASERPVTMMFQQPLLFGHMTVWENIVYGLKLLKKSKQKIEEIGQQYLKLIQMEDARNKYPDELSGGQQQRVALARALVTNPKLLLLDEPFSSLDNELRHTMREWVKNILKKEEMTAIFVTHDMEEAMLLGDRVAVFMDQTLLQVGEPKDIYERPANAKVAKFFCDGFVYENNSFVFSNRLKIINQNETVFRKWEAVVKNTWMKHGQTFYQLSISECDADIHIIESSPLRVGDVITIGLREEKDLYVFHGGEKE
- a CDS encoding ABC transporter permease, coding for MKKRWSILFFVTALFFFPVALLILHSFSVAWSYGSLFPTEFSFRAWRVLLNEPKLLRAIGTSFAVGAIVVFINLMVGYVVGKTLAHEEFVGKDVFESLLLFPIIIPSLAIAMGIHIAMIKWGLADSLIGVSIVHLIPTIPYSIKMFRSSFDRIGLKWEEQAKSLGASTRTIFYTIYLPQLIPTVRAVMFLIFVISLSQYALTAIIGGGNVITLAMIYFPYFSTVDESVMASFSILFAILPLIFLIVVEGFIRVFVPYNNRQKR